From a single Lolium rigidum isolate FL_2022 chromosome 7, APGP_CSIRO_Lrig_0.1, whole genome shotgun sequence genomic region:
- the LOC124670208 gene encoding 26S proteasome non-ATPase regulatory subunit 1 homolog A-like translates to MAAVATVSSASGILAMLQEPAEELKLHALASLNAVVHLFYPEISTSIPTIESLYEDEEFDQRQLAALVVSKVFYYLGELNDSLSYALGAGPLFDVSEDSDYAHALLAKALDEYASFKTRASKATEEEESVDPRLETIVERMLEKCILDGKYQQAMGMAVECRRLDKLEEAIVQCDNIHGALSYCINLSHQYVSHREYRCEVLRCLVKIYQTLPHPDYLSICQCLMFLGEPETVANILDTLLSGSKDDALLAYQIAFDLVENENQAFLLNVKNRLDARTPAQSNPDSGSALPGDQTANLGTTSTEPAGDVQMGDDTTTANGNAHPVDPNEAVHADRLAKIKGILSGEKSIQLTLQFLYTHNRSDLLILKTIKQAVEMRNSVCHSATICSNAIMHAGTTVDTFLRENLEWLSRATNWAKFSATAGLGVIHRGHLQQGRALMAPYLPQSGAVGGGSPYSEGGALYALGLIHANHGEGIKQFLRESLRNTSAEVIQHGACLGLGLASLGTADEEVYEDIKNVLYTDSAVAGEAAGIGMGLLMVGTASEKASEMLAYAHDTQHEKIIRGLALGIALTVYGREEEADTLIEQMTRDQDPILRYGGMYALALAYRGTANNKAIHQLLHFAVSDVSDDVRRTAVMALGFVLYNEPEQTPRIVSLLSESYNPHVRYGAALAVGISCAGTGLSDAISLLEPLTSDVVDFVRQGALIAMAMVMIQTNESFDSRVGTFRRQLEKIILDKHEDTMSKMGAILASGILDAGGRNVTIKLLSRNKHDKLTAVIGLAVFSQFWYWYPLLYFISLAFSPTAIIGLNSDLELPKFEFVSHAKPSLFEYPKPTTTQTTTSAVKLPTAILSTYAKAKSRAKKDAESKANLEKTTEAESKANQEKATDAESKTTGEKTPEDASGSTSAKAAKSQEKDGDAMQVDSAAEKKAPEPEPTFQILANPARVLPAQEKFIKFIEDSRYVPVRPAPSGFILLRDTQPTEPEELVLTDAPATVVSSTGNAAAAAGQPAAMAVDDEPQPPQPFEYNTL, encoded by the exons atggcggcggtggccacAGTCAGCTCCGCGAGCGGGATCCTCGCCATGCTCCAGGAGCCGGCGGAGGAGCTCAAGCTGCACGCGCTCGCCAGCCTCAACGCCGTCGTCCACCTCTTCtacccggagatctccaccagcaTCCCCACCAT TGAGAGCTTGTATGAAGACGAGGAGTTCGACCAGAGACAGCTTGCTGCACTAGTTGTTTCTAAG GTATTTTACTACCTAGGCGAGTTAAATGATTCGCTATCCTATGCACTTGGTGCTGGACCTCTATTTGACGTTTCAGAGGATTCAGATTATGCTCATGCTCTTTTAG CCAAAGCATTAGATGAATATGCGAGTTTCAAGACTAGAGCTTCTAAAGctacagaggaagaagaaagcgtGGATCCCAGATTAGAGACCATAGTGGAGAGGATGCTGGAGAA GTGTATTCTTGATGGTAAATACCAACAGGCCATGGGTATGGCTGTTGAATGCAGGAGACTGGATAAGCTGGAGGAAGCAATTGTTCAGTGTGATAACATTCATGGGGCTCTTTCGTATTGCATCAACCTTTCTCACCAATATGTTAGTCACCGCGAATATCGCTGTGAG GTTCTTCGCTGTCTTGTTAAAATATACCAGACTTTGCCGCATCCAGATTATCTGAGCATTTGCCAGTGCCTTATGTTTTTGGGTGAGCCTGAAACTGTTGCAAACATATTGGACACACTGCTTTCTGGAAGCAAG GATGATGCTCTCCTTGCATACCAAATTGCTTTTGACCTCGTGGAAAACGAAAACCAGGCCTTCCTTTTGAATGTGAAGAATCGTCTGGACGCACGGACTCCTGCTCAGTCTAACCCTGATAGTGGATCAGCTTTACCGGGTGATCAGACTGCTAACTTGGGTACAACTAGCACAGAACCAGCCGGTGATGTTCAGATGGGAGATGACACAACAACAGCTAATGGAAATGCTCACCCAGTTGATCCAAATGAAGCAGTGCACGCTGATAGGCTTGCAAAAATTAAAGGAATACTGTCAGGGGAGAAGTCTATTCAGCTTACGCTACAATTTttgtatacccacaacag GTCCGATCTTCTGATTCTGAAAACAATAAAGCAAGCTGTGGAAATGAGGAACAGTGTTTGCCACAGTGCAACTATTTGTTCCAATGCAATCATGCATGCAGGAACAACTGTAGATACATTCCTAAGAGAGAATCTG GAGTGGTTAAGCAGGGCAACTAATTGGGCTAAATTCAGTGCAACAGCTGGACTTGGGGTCATCCATAGAGGCCACCTTCAACAAGGTCGGGCTTTGATGGCCCCATACCTACCTCAAAGTGGAGCAGTTGGCGGTGGCAGTCCATACTCAGAAGGCGGTGCCCTCTATGCTTTAGGTTTGATTCATGCCAACCATGGTGAAGGAATCAAACAATTCCTCCGTGAAAGCCTTCGCAACACCAGTGCAGAG GTCATTCAGCACGGCGCTTGTCTGGGACTTGGGCTCGCCTCTCTGGGAACAGCAGATGAAGAAGTATATGAGGACATAAAGAATGTCCTTTACACAGACAGCGCTGTGGCTGGTGAAGCAGCTGGTATTGGCATGGGTTTGCTCATGGTTGGCACAGCTAGTGAGAAGGCTAGTGAGATGCttgcttatgcacatgatacaCAGCATGAAAAGATTATCAG GGGTTTGGCACTTGGCATTGCATTGACAGTGTATGGCAGGGAGGAGGAAGCTGACACCTTGATCGAACAAATGACTAGAGATCAAGATCCCATACTACGTTATGGTGGGATGTATGCATTGGCTCTAGCCTACAGAGGAACGGCAAATAACAAAGCTATCCATCAGTTGCTGCATTTTGCTGTATCGGACGTCAGTGACGATGTTCGTAGGACTGCAGTTATGGCTCTTGGATTTGTTCTATACAACGAACCTGAGCAG ACTCCAAGAATTGTGTCCCTGCTCTCTGAATCATACAACCCACATGTTCGTTATGGTGCAGCTTTAGCTGTTGGGATATCATGCGCAGGAACTGGGTTAAGTGATGCCATTTCCTTGCTGGAACCTCTCACATCAGACGTCGTTGACTTTGTACGCCAGGGGGCCCTAATTGCTATGGCAATGGTCATGATCCAGACTAATGAATCATTTGATTCTCGTGTTGGAACATTCAGGCGTCAGTTGGAAAAGATTATTCTTGACAAGCATGAGGACACAATGAGCAAAATGGGTGCCATACTTGCTTCTGGTATTCTAGATGCCGGTGGTAGGAATGTGACAATTAAACTTCTCTCGAGGAACAAGCATGACAAGCTCACTGCTGTGATTGGCCTTGCCGTTTTCAGCCAGTTCTGGTACTGGTATCCTCTGTTATATTTCATCAGCTTGGCCTTCTCACCAACAGCCATCATTGGTCTCAACTCTGATCTGGAATTGCCAAAGTTTGAATTTGTATCACATGCTAAACCATCTCTCTTTGAGTACCCGAAACCGACAACTACGCAGACTACAACTTCAGCAGTCAAGCTGCCCACAGCTATTTTGTCGACTTATGCCAAGGCAAAATCTAGGGCGAAGAAGGATGCAGAAAGCAAAGCTAACCTGGAGAAGACAACAGAAGCAGAAAGCAAAGCTAACCAGGAGAAGGCAACAGACGCAGAAAGCAAGACTACCGGGGAGAAGACACCGGAAGATGCTTCCGGTTCTACATCAGCAAAGGCAGCTAAATCACAGGAGAAGGACGGTGATGCAATGCAG GTTGATAGTGCAGCAGAGAAGAAGGCTCCGGAACCAGAACCGACCTTCCAGATCCTGGCGAACCCAGCTCGTGTCCTCCCTGCGCAGGAGAAGTTCATCAAGTTCATCGAGGACAGCCGATATGTCCCTGTGAGACCAGCCCCTtctggattcatcctcctccgagACACGCAGCCCACTGAGCCTGAGGAACTCGTGCTCACCGATGCCCCTGCAACTGTGGTCTCGAGCACTGGCAACGCCGCAGCGGCTGCAGGGCAACCGGCTGCCATGGCCGTCGACGATGAGCCCCAGCCGCCTCAACCTTTCGAGTACAACACTTTGTAA
- the LOC124678474 gene encoding nuclear pore complex protein NUP88-like: MTRITAPELSPSPPDSPPPLRRSPAPASATPPSRRRHSPSPSLALTPSSASTSATSSRPKTRPSPKRKYSPAQWVPVPSHPAFAQRGGQGGGGGAAWDAAASRLFVWDPSARGVHRISVRIRDAEADKDGEEVAVEAAVPSEMLMPEIDLGYEVTHITLNTDGSSLLLAGSHNINVLYVHERVSEDGDTIICRTAPVASHILPRNNDGIEVMQTSWHPFSSSHFGVLTSDAVFRLFDLSNDLVQPEQEFYLQPILPGRCQNASSICPVAFSYGSDHLWDRFSVFILFSDGSIFVLCPVVPFGSDYSKRYIEELYEDVNTFGLKSLNPNVVTNSHLAIAWLEATFPELLRQSADGSTLMLRARPYAPVDDSLTLQGPLCRVCEENNELEGKGSSCDGKAVGFVYSSVGKDSVLVTAWSSGQLQIDALADEIQPQWSIGVPTCLNFNSNGHIKSVAMKCDSNSQDSLALRSHRTSSTGSNVKSNTEAVWMGHTPPLLRLSIVDLALPKTPNSSSLSLFLDPLVPERFYCAHGGGLDMVTLHFLPFSYPEMASTPPSVHPVLTTGNSDTTSPFLSGFVTIADAYGHVQLVGITHTAECFVVEMKGWKEPTPLQLDIHSKSIKDVESVTTGMISKELISGPDPPILPSSSGLRSLTPDSIEGKSTLHHYIKVFHEHYVEYGHKVFIELKEHGDYVKTEIEDKQKRLQAVKQSLLSIETKDQELNKRIDRASKVYDLLEKRIESFKMLPAANKKPLSQAELEFKSQLDRFADVELDALRSSIAALSARMRRFAHMSPGGAAGTGMAPWQAPKAGRSHVTESQMSLMKSSLERLSLINEENNLKLRLIETELKNKEQ; this comes from the exons ATGACTCGCATCACCGCGCCGGAGctgtccccctcgccgccggacTCCCCGCCTCCCTTGCGCCGCTCCCCGGCCCCGGCCTCGGCGACcccgccctcccgccgccgccactccccgTCCCCGTCCCTCGCTCTCACCCCCtcgtccgcctccacctccgccacctccTCCAGGCCCAAGACCCGCCCGTCCCCCAAGAGGAAGTACTCTCCGGCGCAGTGGGTCCCCGTCCCCTCCCACCCCGCCTTCGCGCAGCGCGGcggccagggcggcggcggcggcgctgcgtggGATGCCGCCGCGTCGAGGCTCTTCGTGTGGGACCCTTCGGCGCGCGGCGTCCACCGGATATCCGTGCGGATTCGCGACGCGGAGGCGGACAAGGACGGGGAGGAGGTCGCCGTCGAAGCGGCCGTGCCTTCCGAG ATGTTGATGCCGGAGATAGACCTTGGTTATGAGGTCACTCATATAACACTCAATACTGATGGTTCATCACTACTCCTAGCTGGATCACATAACATAAATGTTTTGTATGTACATGAGAGGGTATCTGAAGATGGTGACACAATCATATGCAG GACTGCACCTGTTGCTTCTCACATCTTACCTCGCAACAACGATGGCATAGAAGTGATGCAGACATCCTGGCACCCTTTTAGCAGCAGCCATTTTGGGGTTTTAACATCAGATGCTGTTTTCAG GTTATTTGACCTTTCAAATGATTTAGTGCAACCAGAACAGGAATTTTATTTGCAGCCAATTCTACCTGGAAGATGTCAGAATGCTTCGTCAATTTGTCCAGTGGCATTCTCTTATGGGAGTGATCATCTGTGGGATAGATTTTCG GTTTTCATCTTATTCAGTGATGGTTCAATTTTTGTGCTCTGTCCCGTTGTTCCATTTGGAAG TGACTATAGTAAGAGATATATTGAAGAACTATATGAAGATGTTAATACATTTGGCTTGAAATCTTTGAATCCAAATGTTGTCACGAACTCACATTTGGCCATTGCATGGTTGGAGGCAACATTTCCTGAGTTGTTACGTCAATCAGCAGATGGCAGCACACTGATGTTAAGAGCTCGCCCATATGCCCCAGTAGACGATTCTTTGACTCTGCAG GGGCCTCTTTGTAGAGTTTGTGAGGAAAACAATGAACTTGAAGGCAAGGGCAgctcttgtgacggtaaagctgtGGGTTTTGTGTACAGCTCAGTTGGCAAAGATTCAGTTCTTGTAACCGCCTGGAGTAGCGGACAGCTCCAGATTGATGCTCTAGCTGATGAAATTCAACCACAATGGAGCATTGGGGTTCCTACTTGCCTTAATTTCAATTCAAACGGACACATAAAGAGCGTTGCTATGAAATGTGACTCAAATTCACAAGATTCGTTGGCCCTGAGATCACATCGCACTTCCAGTACGGGATCAAATGTGAAAAGCAATACAGAAGCTGTCTGGATGGGACACACTCCTCCTTTGCTAAGACTCTCAATTGTGGATTTGGCACTACCAAAAACTCCTAACAGTAGCTCTTTATCATTGTTTCTGGATCCCCTTGTCCCAGAGAGGTTTTATTGTGCACATGGTGGGGGACTTGACATGGTCACGTTGCACTTCCTGCCATTTTCATATCCTGAGATGGCTTCGACGCCGCCCTCTGTGCATCCTGTACTCACCACAGGCAACAGTGATACAACTTCTCCCTTCCTTTCTGGATTCGTCACCATAGCAGATGCATATGGCCATGTGCAGTTAGTTGGCATTACACACACTGCTGAGTGCTTTGTGGTAGAGATGAAGGGTTGGAAGGAACCAACACCTCTTCAGCTTGACATACATAGCAAGAGCATCAAGGATGTGGAATCTGTCACAACTGGAATGATCAGCAAAGAACTTATTTCTGGTCCAGATCCACCCATACTTCCATCTTCATCAGGCCTGAGGTCGTTGACTCCTGACTCCATTGAAGGGAAGTCCACACTTCATCACTATATTAAGGTTTTCCATGAGCACTATGTGGAGTATGGACACAAG gtTTTCATCGAGCTCAAGGAACATGGAGATTATGTGAAGACAGAGATTGAAGACAAGCAGAAACGCTTGCAGGCAGTTAAGCAATCCCTTCTATCCATAGAAACCAAAGATCAGGAGTTAAACAAGCGGATAGATCGGGCCTCCAAGGTATACGATCTGCTGGAAAAGCGCATAGAAAGCTTCAAGATGCTGCCTGCCGCAAACAAGAAGCCACTGTCACAAGCAGAGCTGGAATTCAAGTCACAGCTTG ATAGGTTTGCGGACGTGGAGCTGGATGCACTGCGCTCTTCCATTGCTGCCCTAAGCGCGAGGATGAGACGGTTTGCCCACATGTCCCCAGGTGGCGCAGCTGGCACGGGGATGGCACCATGGCAGGCACCAAAAGCAGGAAGAAGCCATGTTACAGAGTCCCAGATGTCGCTGATGAAGTCTTCGCTCGAGAGGCTCTCGCTCATCAATGAGGAGAACAATCTGAAGCTACGGCTCATTGAAACTGAACTCAAGAACAAGGAACAATAG